From Malus sylvestris chromosome 1, drMalSylv7.2, whole genome shotgun sequence:
aatgtctcttgggaccctatcatacgctttttccaaatctataaagaccatgtgtaaatcctttttcccatctctatatctttccatcaatcttcgtaagagatagattgcctccatggttgagcgccctggcatgaacccaaattggttgtccgaaacccgtgtctcttgcctcaatctatgctcaatgactctctcccagagcttcattgtatgactcattagcttaatacccctatagttcatgcaattttgtacatcgcccttattcttgtagataggcaccaaagtgctcgttcgccactcatttggcatcttcttcgttttcaaaatcctattgaaaaggtcagtgagccatgttatacctgtctctcccaaaactttccacacttcgattggtatatcgtctgggcctactgcttttctatgcttcatcttcttcaaagctacaaccacttcttccttccggattctacgataaaaagagtagtttctacactcttctgagttactcaactcccctaaagaagcactcctttcatgtccttcattgaaaagattatgaaaataacctttccatctgtctttaaccgcgttctctgtagcaagaacctttccatcctcatccttgatgcacctcacttggtttaggtctcttgtcttcttttcccttgctctagctagtttatagatatccaactctccttctttggtatctagtcgtttatacatatcgtcataagccgctaacttagcttctctcacagctttcttcgcctcttgcttcgcttttctatacctttcaccattttcatcggtcctatccttgtataaggctttacaacattccttcttagccttcacctttgtttgtacctcctcattccaccaccaagattccttttggtgtggggcaaagcccttggactctcctaatacctcttttgctacttttcggatacaactagccatggaatcccatatttggttagcttccccctctctatcccacacacactgggtgattattttctctttgaaaatggcttgttcttcttcttttagattccaccatctagtccttgggcacttccaagtcttgttcttttttctcactcttttgatatttacatccatcaccaacaagcgatgttgattagccacgctctctcctggtataactttgcaatccttacaagttatacgatcccttttcctcattagaagaaaatctatttgtgtttttgacgacccactcttgtaggtgatcacatgttcttcccgcttcttaaagaaggtgttggctaagaagagatcatatgccattgcaaaatccaagatagcttccccatcctcgtttctctccccaaaaccatggccaccatgaaaacctccataattgcctgtctccctgcccacgtgtccatttaaatctcctcctataaataacttctccgtctgagcaattccttgcaccaagtctccaaggtcttccaaaaatttctccttcgaactcgtatccaaccctacttgaggtgcgtacgcactaatcacattgataagttcttgtcctattacaatcttgattgccatgattctatctcctaccctcttgacatctacaacatcttgtgtcaaggtcttgtccacgatgatgccaacaccgtttctcgttctatttgtgcccgaataccatagtttaaaccctgagttttctagatcctttgccttacgcccaacccacttagtttcttgtaggcacataatatttatccttctcctcaccataacttctactacttccatagattttcccgtcaaggttcctatattccacgttcctaaacgcattttgctctcttgaactctacccttctgtcctagcttcttcacccttccccgtctaataggatcaaagtacttcttttgtgtgtcccgtgtaaagttgataggagcatatgctcccaaacaactttgagtggagtcgttcgaaaagaagtttctatagcccccttgctcatttaacactgcatccgggtgccgatggagatacagcgacccttgctcacttatcactgtgctcgggccacacagcgcgccacttacgggtgacgccctagctttaacgcgatttcgttctggattcattttcataaggattcgacgtgatcatggagtgccggctgtcgactacctgatgccctccccctcctcctttatccgggcttgggaccggcaatgtaagataaacttacacggcggagttcaCCATTTGATCAAACGCTTACGTAATTTCTATGTTAgctgattttttttaaaggatcTTCATTTGATGCATACTTAAAAAGCAGTCTCTCAAATAGTGTTATTTTAGAGTTGAGGGACTGTAAAATGTGTATACACACAAATGACCTGTACTTGATCCTGTTAGTTTGTTGCATTCAGTTTGATACCATGTACCAATTTGTGATAgataaaatttgtaattttatgCATAGGTACTAGGTGAAGAATTTGAATTCAGTTTATGTAGTCGATTTAGTACTGGCAATCTGTGGCATCTTGGAGTTCAATTTCAGATGTATTTCAATCAAAATGTCAGATCAACTGTTTAGAGCTTTATTAGGTCATTTTTTTCTTGCATGAGTCCTATGTTCATGACTGGCTTTTCTTGAGTTAGATTTCACCGCAAGGATGTGCTTGACCTCCAGTGGTCTACTGATGGTGCATATCTCATCTCCGGGTCAGTGGATAATTCTTGCATCATATGGGATGTGAACAAAGGTAAGAAATAGATGGCTAACCAAAATAACTGTAGCAAATATCTGTTAATAGTTTATAAAAGATCAAGAATGATCTTTCCTGTTTCTATTCATCAGGTTCTGTCCATCAGATTCTGGATTCCCATTGCCATTATGTTCAAGGTGTGGCATGGGACCCATTGGCCAACTACGTTGCTTCCCTTAGTTCTGATAGAACTTGTCGCATTTACGTCAAGAAGCGTCATTCAAAAGGGACAGGTGCTGAGAAGACAAATTATGTTTCCCAGCATGTTATTTCGAAGGCTGAACATCCACTTTCGGATGATTCTAAGGTTGGCAAATAGTAAATCATCTATGCATTtcgtttttatcataataatacATGGTGGATGATTCTAAGGTTGGCAAATAGTAAATCATCTATGCATTtcgtttttatcataataatacATGGAATACACATGTTCTAAGCTTCTTGATGTTTTCTAATGCAGTCTGCAAAAAACCATCTCTTTCTTGATGAGACATTGCCATCTTTCTTTCGAAGATTAGCATGGTCACCTGATGGATCATTTCTGCTTGTTCCAGCAGGTACTAGCTCAATAGAATGCTCACCGAAATGTGGACTTATTTAGTGTAATTTTCTGTCCATGATGGTCAGTTGTGTTCCAATGGGTATTGTATGTTTGTTACCACCTCCCCCATTTTTGTTGGCAATTATTGTTGTATGGATGACATAGTCTCTAGGTGAGGACTGTAACTAATTTAGTAGCATCCATTGGGTTAGTCTACGTTGTAGAAATGTAATTTGCTCCATCATCTTTTAGATGGACAATGTCATATTCATGGATCTCACTGTCAGTTATAAGTTGAGAAGATCTAGCTTAAAGTAAGGCTCATAAATCCAAATGCCAACTTGAGTTAGCACACATGGAGCTAGCCTTGGGTGGTCACGAATGATATGATAGCAAGTAGTTGTGAGGTTCAAGGGCCATGGTTATGATGACATCTTGGGGCCATTGAGGGAATGGGCCACGTCAAATAGTATATGTGTCATATGAGTGATTTTCTTGTTGGTGAAGACCCAAAGGCCTAAAGGATGAGAAACTTTGATACCATTAAATCCCGCATAGGCTATGGGTGGGTAGATTTAGGGTATTTAAGTAAGTTCTAGAATATAATATTCATTACTTGTACTTTTCTTGATTAAGGTTTTAGCAATTTAGGTTTCTGTGCTTTATGTGTTGTAGGGCCTTAAGTATGTCAtgctattgttttttgtttaattgaattATGATAGCTCAAAAGAACCCATTATTTGCAATCATATTGATTTTCAGGACTCTTTGTAGTGAATTTAATTTTTGATGATTGAAGTACACACCATTTTAATTTTCAGTGTTGGTAGATTCGCTCAAGACATGTATGACTTGTATTAGGCTATAAAATGAGTGTGGAGAGACTCTGGAATTTATGGACTGAAGCAtctctagaataacatacttcGGTTTTAGACCTTTCCGACTTGTGACTACTTATGCTGGATTTTTAAGGGAGCGTAGGTGCTGCTGGAATTCAATCTGGCAGATAGTGCTATCTTGGTTTAGGGCCTtagtttgaattttgtttgataGGTTAAGCACCCTTTTAAGGCTCGTTACTCAGGTTGATTTTGTGCTTTTCTGTCTTGAGTATAAGTATCCTAGACTGCTTTGGAATCATGGTAGATATGTACATGTATGCCTATACATACGCAAATAAGAATATGCCtatacatacacaaataagaATTTGCCTATACATACGCAAATAAGAATATGCCTATAAGTGTATGTATGCATgtattatgtatgtatgtatgcatgcatgcatggatcTTTACATAGTTTGAACTTTTAatgggttttataattttgtttagGATTGGTGCATATATGTTTTAAAAGGATGAAAAGATGATCTGAGATGTCCTATTTAGGTTACTGTATGTTCCTGAAATAAGATGGTCATTTAGACATCCCTCTGAATCCTGACTCCCTACTATGCATAATTAGTTAGTTACCACTAATGTTAGGGTTCATTACACCTTTTTTTGACGTAACAATCTTCCAATTTCAGGTTCCTACAAAGTATCACCCACACCAGAAACAGTAAATACTGCTTATGTATTTTCTAGGAAGGACCTTTCAAGGCAAGGCATCACCGTTATTTTTTAGTGCTGAATATTGTTTCTCTTAAAGTGATTCTTCATCTATATTCCACCTAAGTTTTGTGTTGGGTATCATAGCATGATCCTGTTCTTTTCAGTGTCACGACTCACGATTGTGAAGTAAATGAACTAAGTTTGAAGGGAACTTTCTTCTTGCATTTATTCTCACATTTCATGTTAACACAGGCCTGCTCTACAGCTCCCTGGTGCCTGCAAACCTGTTATAGCAGTTCGTTTCTGCCCTTTGCTTTTTAGCCTGCGGGGGTCAAATCAATGTACGCATGGTGGTTACATTGTTATTTTGCAACATACTGTAGCTTTGTTGATGGATTATAGTaatatgaatattctttggtgaattTGCAGCTGGGTTCTTTAACCTTCCCCACCGCATTGTTTTTGCTGTGGCCACTCTAAATTCGTTGTACATTTATGACACAGAGAGTGTTCCTCCGATTGCTATCTTTGCTGGTCTTCACTATGCAGCTATAACAGACATTGCATGGTAAACTTTGTATCAGTTGTCTGCAGTAAACTATTTATTTGATGTTTTAATTATGATAAGTTTGACCTCTGATGTTTTTTCTTCAAAAGGTCACCCGACGCTCATTATCTAGCAGTGTCTTCTCAAGATGGTTACTGCACTGTTGTTGAATTTGAGAATAATGAACTGGGGTCACCTATATATTTATCAGGTTTTCTGTCCTTGCATTTTCTAAATCTATTTATCACTAATTTTTGTATCCATCAATTCTTCCATTGCTTGGTTTATCCTTACTCCAGTTTCATTGTGCAACAGAAGAAAAGACAGTCGTGGGTCACGAGAAGAGAAGCCAAGTTCACAAGCCAGAGGACATGGTAATTGAAGCTATGAAAAATGATAGTCCTGTTGAGAAGGAAGAGGACATAGCGACTGAAGCTACTGCGACTGATAGTCTTATAACAACAGAGAGTGGAAAATCAgaaacgaaaggaaaagaagttgtGGGTGAAGAGAACGAAAGCTCAGTTGAGAAGCCAGATGTCATGGTAGTTGATAGTATTGTTGCAGAAGAAATGGGAAAATCAGAAGCAGAAAGGAATGAAGGTAAAAATGAATCACCAATTGTAAGTAAACCTTCG
This genomic window contains:
- the LOC126620562 gene encoding chromatin assembly factor 1 subunit FAS2, producing MKGGTVQINWHDTKPVLTLDFHPISGTLATGGADFDIKLWLISSSETEKKLPVASYQSSLSYHSSAVNVLRFSRSGEQLASGADGGELIVWKLHATENSKVWKVLKTLSFHRKDVLDLQWSTDGAYLISGSVDNSCIIWDVNKGSVHQILDSHCHYVQGVAWDPLANYVASLSSDRTCRIYVKKRHSKGTGAEKTNYVSQHVISKAEHPLSDDSKSAKNHLFLDETLPSFFRRLAWSPDGSFLLVPAGSYKVSPTPETVNTAYVFSRKDLSRPALQLPGACKPVIAVRFCPLLFSLRGSNQSGFFNLPHRIVFAVATLNSLYIYDTESVPPIAIFAGLHYAAITDIAWSPDAHYLAVSSQDGYCTVVEFENNELGSPIYLSEEKTVVGHEKRSQVHKPEDMVIEAMKNDSPVEKEEDIATEATATDSLITTESGKSETKGKEVVGEENESSVEKPDVMVVDSIVAEEMGKSEAERNEGKNESPIVSKPSKRRITPMAIDP